The following are from one region of the Salvia splendens isolate huo1 chromosome 2, SspV2, whole genome shotgun sequence genome:
- the LOC121791942 gene encoding zinc finger CCCH domain-containing protein 53-like gives MDAYEATKIVFQRIQNLDPQNASKIMGFVLIQDHGEKEMIRLAFGPESLIQTVIIQAKKDLNLNTPSTPSTPSPSSHFTNPLSLSIQNSTSRMIGQTLPSPLSITNHSSWTNSSNFSDDLISPSTYNGSSPPSTMNSAAAPFYIGAEVDLIDELHLQDQLSFLNDAPPHRRSCSVSDICLQADDLGGGFGWKPCLFYARGFCKNGTSCRFLHGEGEMMEPLNFPFSASRCINFQQPDSPRSLLVGDGMHKFGRGRGEFAMNPGSRQIYLTFPADSTFKEEDVSTYFSNFGPVQDVRIPYQQKRMFGFVTFDFPETVKLILAKGNPHFVCDARVLVKPYKEKGKIPDKHRKQQQQMERGEFPGCSSPESRDPFDLHLGARMVYNTQDLLWRRKLEEQADLQQAIELQNRRLMGLQLLDVKRNSHHRTLSSGAVISSPMSFSPTFFNRTSPEVKEENGSIGSYAAASNREAHLAKNANANANANANAKEESEPSIGNNNSFKQSEYLQESLEHNLPESPFASPKAGGDMATAFSDHKMEAEKVPPPLTNNDLITSPSLFPGSASLDIAPFKSCYFQVPRFASGHETVGM, from the exons ATGGATGCATATGAAGCAACAAAGATTGTTTTCCAACGGATCCAAAATTTGGACCCTCAAAACGCCTCCAAAATCATGGGGTTTGTCCTAATCCAAGATCATGGTGAGAAGGAGATGATCCGCCTCGCCTTTGGCCCAGAATCCCTCATCCAAACCGTGATCATCCAAGCCAAGAAAGACCTCAACTTGAACACACCCTCAACCCCTTCAACCCCATCTCCTTCCTCTCACTTCACCAacccactttctctctctatacaAAACTCCACTTCAAGAATGATTGGACAAACTCTCCCCTCCCCTCTCAGCATCACTAACCACTCCTCTTGGACAAACTCCAGCAACTTCTCCGACGACTTGATCAGTCCCAGCACCTACAATGGCAGCTCCCCGCCGTCGACGATGAACTCCGCTGCGGCGCCGTTTTACATTGGAGCTGAGGTTGACTTGATTGACGAACTCCACCTCCAAGATCAGCTCTCCTTCCTCAACGACGCCCCGCCCCACCGCCGGAGCTGCTCCGTCAGCGATATCTGCCTGCAGGCGGATGATTTGGGCGGGGGTTTTGGGTGGAAGCCGTGCTTGTTCTACGCTAGAGGCTTTTGCAAGAACGGGACGAGCTGCCGATTCCTCCACGGCGAGGGGGAGATGATGGAGCCCCTCAATTTCCCTTTCTCGGCTAGCCGGTGCATCAATTTTCAGCAACCTGATAGCCCACG ATCTCTGCTGGTGGGGGATGGGATGCACAAGTTCGGGCGGGGGCGGGGCGAGTTTGCTATGAATCCGGGGTCGAGGCAGATTTACTTGACCTTCCCTGCGGATAGCACTTTCAAGGAGGAGGATGTGTCCACTTATTTTAG TAATTTTGGGCCGGTTCAAGATGTGAGGATCCCTTATCAGCAGAAGAGGATGTTTGGTTTCGTGACATTCGACTTCCCGGAGACGGTGAAGCTCATTCTCGCAAAGGGCAATCCTCATTTCGTCTGCGACGCCAGGGTGCTGGTCAAGCCCTACAAAGAAAAGGGAAAGATCCCGGACAAGCATAG GAAACAACAGCAACAGATGGAGAGAGGGGAATTCCCTGGCTGCAGCAGCCCCGAGTCAAGAGATCCTTTCGATCTTCACCTTG GGGCAAGAATGGTGTACAATACTCAGGATTTGTTGTGGAGGAGGAAATTGGAGGAGCAAGCTGATCTGCAGCAAGCGATCGAGCTGCAGAACAGGCGGCTCATGGGTCTTCAGCTTCTCGATGTCAAGAGGAATAGCCACCACCGCACGCTCTCTAGTGGCGCTGTTATATCGTCTCCCATGTCCTTCTCCCCAACATTCTTCAATCGCACCAGCCCTGAAGTCAAAGAAG AAAATGGCTCGATTGGATCCTATGCAGCTGCTTCCAATCGTGAAGCACATTTGGCTAAAAATGCGAatgcaaatgcaaatgcaaatgcaaatgcaaaGGAGGAAAGTGAGCCAAGCATTGGCAACAATAACTCCTTCAAACAAAGTGAATATTTACAAGAAAG CTTGGAGCACAACCTTCCCGAAAGCCCCTTTGCTTCCCCGAAGGCGGGTGGAGACATGGCCACAGCCTTCTCCGACCACAAGATGGAGGCGGAAAAGGTCCCCCCGCCATTGACTAACAATGATTTGATCACCAGCCCATCGTTGTTCCCTGGCTCGGCTTCATTAGACATAGCTCCTTTTAAATCATGTTACTTCCAAGTTCCTAG GTTTGCCTCAGGTCACGAGACCGTTGGAATGTAG